DNA from Bacteroidota bacterium:
GATAGCACTTTCAAGGCAGCGGCTGAAATGATGAATCTGGATTTCTATTTTCTGAGAATTGGAAAGCGAGGCTTCGTCGGCGGTAAGTTTGTGCAGGTGAAGATCCACTTCGGCTGTATCTTCGTCTATCATAAATTGTGCAATCAGAGGCTTTTCTTTTTCGGGCTTACCAACCGGTTTCGCGATTCGGAACATAGTATCGTCAACACCCTGCTGAGCGGATGATATCTCCGAAATCATTAACACCAGTGCTTTTTGACCGATTAACGGGCTGTCGGTGTAATTGTCTTCCTTCAGGAATTTCATTTGTTTTACTTTGTAATCGCGATGAAGCGGCTGCATTATTTCGGCGCAATGTTCGCGGTGAAACATGCACTGCAGCGTTCCTTCGGCCCACTGGTCCAGATGTTCTCTGTTGGCAGTTTCAAGCAGAATGCGCGACAGGGGAGGAACATTGCCGTAATCGGCGCCCAGGTATCCGTTGTTCTTCCGAATATATATGTTGTAGAGTGCTTCAAAAGGCGTATTGTTCACCAGATAAATATCCAGACTGCCCGTTATCAGCCACTTTTGATCCTGAGGTACAAAAGCCAGATAAATACCTTCTTTTGCTTCGCGTGAAGCAAAGGCGGGGAGTTCGATGATGCGCTGATCGTTGGTCAGCGTTTGATTTTCAGAAGAAATGTCAACTTCAATATCATAATTTTTATTGAACATTTTTTCGGCGGAACCGCCTGTTTCTGCGGGTATCAGCTCGCTTGCCATT
Protein-coding regions in this window:
- a CDS encoding DUF2027 domain-containing protein; the encoded protein is MKFELGDKVKFLNEKGGGVISRIISSNMVGVTIENGFELPVMASELIPAETGGSAEKMFNKNYDIEVDISSENQTLTNDQRIIELPAFASREAKEGIYLAFVPQDQKWLITGSLDIYLVNNTPFEALYNIYIRKNNGYLGADYGNVPPLSRILLETANREHLDQWAEGTLQCMFHREHCAEIMQPLHRDYKVKQMKFLKEDNYTDSPLIGQKALVLMISEISSAQQGVDDTMFRIAKPVGKPEKEKPLIAQFMIDEDTAEVDLHLHKLTADEASLSNSQKIEIQIHHFSRCLESAISSGVSKVIFIHGVGAGILKVELHKILRAYDNVEFYDGSIAKYGVGATEIVIHQHR